One region of Dokdonia sp. 4H-3-7-5 genomic DNA includes:
- a CDS encoding MATE family efflux transporter, with protein sequence MNTFTSNIDISFKRIQQLAIPALIAGIAEPILSSTDAAVVGNMAENSVESLAAVGIVGSFLSMLIWILGQTRSAISTIISQNLGAGKLEDIKVLPAQAIYFNIILSIVVLASTYFFVAEIFTLLNAKGLVLSLSIDYYNIRVWGFPLTLFTFAVFGIFRGLQNTFWPMIVAIIGASLNIALDIVLVYGVEGIIEPLGVKGAAWASLIAQAVMAIMALILLLVKTEVSLKLKLPLHPEIKRLISMSLNLFVRSFSLNVALVLAVREATAISDETVAAHTIAANIWLFTAFFIDGYGAAGNLLSGRLLGAKDYSNLWQLTKKVVRYNLVVSAVLILVCTILYKPLGLLFSNEETVLSVFYGVFFMVIIMQPINAVAFTLDAIFKGLGEMAWLRNTLLLATFVGFVPVLYLSKYLGWGVIGIWLAFIVWMLFRAGMLVFFYKKKYYNRLLE encoded by the coding sequence ATCAATACCTTCACAAGCAATATAGATATTTCATTCAAGCGCATACAACAGCTTGCCATTCCTGCACTTATTGCTGGTATTGCAGAGCCTATACTGTCTAGTACAGATGCCGCCGTAGTGGGTAATATGGCAGAAAATAGCGTTGAGTCTCTTGCTGCAGTAGGCATTGTCGGTTCTTTTTTATCTATGCTTATATGGATTTTAGGTCAAACCCGTAGTGCGATATCTACCATTATATCTCAAAATCTAGGTGCAGGTAAACTAGAGGATATTAAGGTTCTCCCCGCACAAGCCATTTACTTTAATATCATCTTGAGCATCGTTGTACTTGCCAGCACCTATTTCTTTGTAGCCGAAATTTTTACACTACTCAATGCAAAAGGTTTAGTACTCTCTCTAAGTATAGATTACTATAATATTAGAGTCTGGGGCTTCCCGCTCACTTTATTTACGTTTGCTGTTTTTGGGATTTTTAGAGGATTACAAAATACTTTTTGGCCTATGATTGTTGCCATCATTGGTGCTTCTTTAAATATAGCTCTAGACATTGTACTAGTGTATGGTGTAGAAGGAATAATCGAACCTCTAGGCGTAAAAGGAGCTGCGTGGGCTAGTTTAATTGCGCAGGCTGTTATGGCTATTATGGCGCTCATACTTTTACTAGTAAAAACAGAGGTTTCTCTCAAGCTTAAACTACCCTTACATCCAGAAATAAAAAGATTAATCTCCATGAGCCTTAATTTATTTGTAAGATCTTTTTCTCTCAATGTAGCCTTAGTTTTGGCCGTGAGAGAAGCAACCGCGATAAGTGATGAAACTGTAGCGGCACATACTATCGCTGCAAATATCTGGCTATTTACAGCATTTTTTATCGATGGTTATGGTGCTGCGGGTAACCTACTAAGTGGCCGTTTACTTGGCGCAAAGGACTATTCAAATTTGTGGCAATTAACTAAAAAAGTCGTTCGCTATAATCTCGTTGTTTCGGCTGTGTTAATTCTTGTTTGTACCATTTTATACAAACCGCTAGGTCTTCTTTTTAGCAATGAGGAAACGGTACTCTCTGTATTTTACGGAGTGTTTTTTATGGTGATTATTATGCAGCCTATTAATGCTGTAGCATTCACACTAGATGCAATTTTCAAAGGTCTTGGTGAAATGGCATGGCTACGCAACACCCTACTGCTAGCGACCTTTGTTGGTTTTGTACCTGTGCTTTATTTGAGCAAATACTTAGGATGGGGTGTGATAGGTATCTGGCTCGCCTTTATTGTATGGATGCTTTTTAGAGCAGGAATGCTAGTCTTCTTTTACAAGAAAAAGTACTATAATCGATTATTAGAATAA
- a CDS encoding cation:proton antiporter, translated as MLELAGIIILGIIAQWAAWRLKLPAILPLLLIGLFVGPVSTLISEDGTKWIEPIWNGEEGLFPGESLYWFVSLAISIILFEGGLTLKRDEIKNVGPVITKLISIGSLVTFLGAGFAAYWIFGLSLQISLLFSGLIIVTGPTVISPILRNVPVKRDISTVLKWEGILIDPIGALVAVLMYEFISVGEGAAFTKTALVEFGKIVLFGSTFGFTFAHALAFIIKKKLVPHYLMNVFTLAAVLGVFVMSDQFAHESGLLAVVVMGMVLGNINLPNIKELLYFKESLSVLLISVLFILLSANMNLVDLELLYRWETLALFLVVVFVIRPIGVFLSTWGSDLQTNAKLFISWVGPRGIVAAGIASLFGSKLLIKGEPGAEYITPLVFMIVLGTVLLNATTARLFAKMVGVFLTKSEGILIVGASEMPRLIAKYLQKNGRHVVLLDSNSNHIRTAKEAGLMALEANVYADDLTDDVELSDIGYLMSLTGNSDINKYAINRFRKQFGENGAYRLISKREMDNIAQLPKEGLFSATDDFFNMTDVTRQYPTINEVAVSSKEEYMAIGKLVAEDKNMIPLFVKKKNNTLEIISSFMQDVDVKSFEGSHLIYLGKPIEEETLAKIAEAGEPVSNSDDEVIVPIGE; from the coding sequence ATGTTAGAACTCGCTGGAATCATTATTTTAGGAATCATTGCACAATGGGCCGCATGGCGTTTAAAATTACCAGCAATTTTACCATTATTACTCATAGGTCTCTTTGTAGGACCTGTATCTACTTTAATCTCTGAAGATGGTACAAAATGGATAGAACCTATATGGAATGGGGAAGAAGGACTTTTTCCAGGAGAGAGTTTGTATTGGTTTGTATCGCTTGCTATATCTATTATCCTTTTTGAAGGCGGACTAACTCTCAAACGTGATGAAATTAAGAATGTAGGCCCAGTAATTACAAAGCTTATTTCCATAGGAAGCCTTGTAACATTTTTAGGAGCAGGATTTGCTGCCTACTGGATATTTGGACTTAGTCTTCAGATCTCTTTATTATTCTCAGGACTTATCATTGTAACAGGTCCTACCGTGATATCGCCTATTTTAAGAAACGTGCCGGTAAAGCGAGATATCTCTACAGTACTTAAATGGGAAGGGATTCTTATAGATCCTATAGGAGCACTTGTGGCAGTATTAATGTATGAGTTTATCTCTGTAGGAGAAGGGGCAGCTTTTACTAAGACGGCCTTAGTGGAGTTTGGTAAAATTGTACTTTTTGGAAGTACGTTTGGGTTTACGTTTGCTCATGCGCTGGCTTTTATTATCAAAAAGAAGCTTGTACCACATTATTTAATGAATGTATTTACACTAGCCGCAGTACTAGGTGTGTTTGTAATGTCAGACCAGTTTGCTCACGAGTCTGGACTACTTGCAGTAGTAGTGATGGGGATGGTGCTAGGAAATATAAACCTTCCTAATATTAAGGAACTACTATACTTTAAAGAGTCATTGAGTGTCTTACTTATCTCTGTACTGTTTATTTTGCTATCGGCAAATATGAATCTTGTAGATCTTGAGTTATTATATCGCTGGGAGACACTAGCGTTATTCCTTGTAGTGGTATTTGTGATACGACCTATAGGCGTCTTTTTGAGTACTTGGGGATCAGACTTACAGACGAATGCCAAGCTGTTTATTTCATGGGTAGGACCACGAGGAATTGTAGCAGCAGGTATTGCTTCACTTTTTGGGTCTAAGTTGTTAATAAAAGGAGAACCAGGAGCAGAGTACATCACACCATTGGTATTTATGATTGTACTGGGTACCGTATTATTGAATGCAACTACTGCACGATTATTTGCAAAGATGGTGGGCGTATTTCTTACTAAATCTGAGGGTATTCTTATTGTAGGAGCATCAGAAATGCCACGATTAATAGCCAAATATCTTCAAAAAAATGGTCGTCACGTAGTTCTTCTTGATAGTAATTCTAATCATATACGTACAGCAAAAGAAGCTGGGCTCATGGCGCTAGAAGCAAATGTTTATGCAGATGATCTTACAGATGACGTTGAGCTTAGTGACATAGGATATTTAATGTCATTAACAGGAAACAGCGATATTAATAAGTATGCGATTAACCGTTTTAGAAAGCAGTTTGGAGAAAATGGAGCTTACCGTCTTATCTCTAAGAGAGAGATGGATAACATCGCACAACTACCTAAAGAAGGATTATTCTCTGCAACAGATGACTTTTTTAATATGACAGATGTTACGAGACAGTATCCTACAATCAATGAGGTCGCCGTATCCTCAAAAGAGGAGTACATGGCTATAGGAAAACTTGTAGCAGAAGATAAAAATATGATTCCGCTATTTGTAAAAAAGAAAAACAATACTCTTGAAATTATAAGCTCATTTATGCAAGATGTAGATGTCAAATCTTTTGAGGGAAGCCACTTAATTTACTTAGGAAAACCTATAGAAGAAGAAACCCTTGCGAAAATTGCTGAGGCAGGAGAGCCAGTATCAAACTCAGATGATGAGGTGATTGTACCTATAGGGGAATAA
- a CDS encoding MBL fold metallo-hydrolase, giving the protein MKIYPIEAGNFKLDGGAMFGVVPKTIWSRTNPADANNLIDIAARCMLIEDGNRLILIDNGMGDKQSEKFFGYYHQWGDHSIDASLAQYGFHRDDITDVFMTHLHFDHVGGAIQWNKDRTGYEPAFKNAKFWTNENHWQWAVEPNNREKASFLKENLIPMQESGQLHFIERGEQAFQKNSELNFGILFADGHTEKQMLPHIEYQGKTIVFMADLLPTLGHLPIPYVTGYDTRPLLSISEKEQFLNIAADNNYYLWLEHDAHNEIITVQHTEKGVRANEIYTFKDLFN; this is encoded by the coding sequence ATGAAAATATATCCCATTGAAGCCGGAAATTTTAAGTTAGATGGTGGTGCCATGTTTGGCGTTGTTCCAAAGACTATCTGGAGCCGAACAAACCCTGCAGATGCTAATAATCTTATAGATATCGCCGCTAGATGTATGCTTATAGAGGATGGCAACAGACTTATCCTCATTGATAATGGAATGGGTGATAAGCAATCTGAAAAGTTTTTTGGCTATTACCATCAGTGGGGAGACCACTCTATAGATGCATCACTTGCTCAATATGGTTTTCACCGTGATGACATTACAGACGTATTTATGACGCACCTACATTTTGATCACGTAGGTGGAGCCATCCAGTGGAATAAAGACCGAACAGGTTATGAACCTGCATTTAAAAATGCGAAATTCTGGACCAATGAAAATCACTGGCAATGGGCTGTTGAGCCAAACAATCGAGAGAAAGCTAGTTTCTTAAAGGAAAACCTCATCCCTATGCAAGAAAGTGGACAGCTTCACTTTATAGAACGAGGAGAACAGGCTTTTCAAAAAAATAGCGAACTCAACTTTGGTATTCTCTTTGCAGATGGTCATACAGAAAAACAAATGCTACCACATATTGAGTATCAAGGTAAGACCATTGTTTTCATGGCAGATCTGCTCCCTACTTTAGGGCATTTACCTATTCCTTATGTGACAGGTTATGATACAAGACCGCTACTTTCTATAAGCGAGAAAGAACAATTCTTAAATATCGCTGCAGATAATAATTACTATCTATGGCTAGAGCACGATGCTCACAATGAAATTATTACCGTACAGCACACCGAGAAAGGCGTGCGTGCAAATGAAATTTATACCTTTAAAGACTTATTTAACTAA
- a CDS encoding S8 family peptidase yields the protein MNLQHTKSLVIAAMAATFLASCETPSALVTVPVENVDSNPLKVSALTESEKQAWSSRDLRTDTIPGMSVDRTYAEILPGKSGQQVIVAVIDSGIDINHEDLKGRIWTNPKEIAGNGKDDDNNGYIDDIHGWNFLGDVGAEQLEFVRIIKRFESEFAGKTLATIPASQKDIFLQYQKAKAEYDEKVAGAQRQKTQYEQIASQLKSSHPAIVKALGKEDYTQADLATIKNPSAEMQNHIGFITQMFQYTESIPDFMKNIDEGVEYFTGQLEANYNKTADFRKVLGDNPYDITDTKYGNNNVYGPEPDGAKHGTHVAGIIAATRNNGKGMNGVANSNIKIMAVRAVPDGDEYDKDIALAIRYAVDNGAKVINTSFGKYYAQNPEWVYDAIKYAAKNDVLIVNAAGNEGLSLDDPANRVYPNDQLDNVTEMADTFLTIGALAPKYGSQLLANFSNYGKSNVDVFAPGVDIYSTTPEDTYEYLGGTSMAAPNTAGVAAMLRSYYPKLSANEVKNIIMKSGLTTNTSVILGGDTEKQARFNEVSKSGEMVNMYNAFKLAELQK from the coding sequence ATGAATTTACAACACACAAAATCTCTTGTGATTGCAGCAATGGCTGCCACTTTTTTAGCCTCTTGTGAGACTCCATCTGCACTGGTAACTGTACCCGTAGAAAATGTAGATAGCAACCCTCTCAAAGTTTCTGCACTTACAGAAAGTGAGAAACAAGCATGGAGCTCAAGAGATCTTAGAACTGATACCATCCCAGGCATGAGCGTAGATCGCACGTATGCCGAAATTCTTCCTGGTAAGTCTGGACAGCAAGTAATTGTTGCTGTGATAGATTCTGGTATTGACATTAACCATGAAGATCTTAAAGGTCGCATCTGGACGAATCCAAAAGAGATTGCTGGTAACGGTAAGGATGATGATAACAATGGATATATAGATGACATACATGGCTGGAATTTTCTAGGTGATGTAGGTGCAGAGCAACTTGAATTTGTACGTATCATCAAACGTTTTGAAAGTGAGTTTGCTGGTAAAACACTAGCAACTATTCCTGCGTCTCAAAAAGATATCTTCTTACAATACCAAAAAGCAAAAGCTGAGTATGACGAGAAAGTTGCAGGTGCACAGCGTCAAAAAACACAATACGAGCAAATTGCTAGCCAGCTTAAATCTTCACATCCTGCGATAGTAAAAGCATTAGGAAAAGAAGATTACACGCAAGCAGATCTTGCAACTATTAAAAACCCTTCTGCCGAGATGCAGAACCACATTGGGTTTATTACTCAAATGTTTCAGTACACAGAGAGTATTCCTGACTTTATGAAAAACATAGATGAAGGTGTTGAATACTTTACTGGTCAGCTAGAAGCAAACTATAATAAAACAGCCGATTTTAGAAAAGTGCTAGGCGACAATCCTTACGATATTACAGACACAAAATACGGTAATAATAATGTATATGGACCTGAGCCAGACGGTGCAAAGCACGGTACGCACGTAGCAGGAATCATTGCTGCAACACGTAACAACGGTAAAGGAATGAATGGTGTTGCAAATAGCAACATTAAGATTATGGCAGTACGCGCTGTGCCAGATGGAGATGAGTATGATAAAGATATCGCACTTGCGATACGCTACGCTGTAGATAATGGTGCAAAGGTGATTAATACCTCTTTTGGAAAATACTACGCACAGAATCCTGAGTGGGTATATGATGCAATAAAGTATGCTGCCAAAAATGATGTGCTTATCGTAAATGCTGCAGGTAATGAAGGGTTATCTCTTGATGATCCAGCAAACCGTGTGTATCCTAATGATCAATTAGATAACGTAACAGAAATGGCAGATACTTTCTTAACGATAGGCGCTCTAGCACCTAAGTATGGAAGCCAGTTACTTGCAAACTTCTCAAACTATGGGAAATCTAATGTAGATGTATTTGCTCCTGGAGTAGATATTTACTCTACTACACCAGAAGACACATATGAGTATCTAGGCGGTACGTCTATGGCTGCGCCTAACACAGCTGGAGTTGCTGCAATGTTACGTAGCTACTACCCTAAGCTTTCTGCAAACGAGGTTAAAAACATTATCATGAAGAGTGGTCTTACTACTAATACTTCGGTAATTCTAGGTGGAGATACAGAAAAGCAAGCACGCTTTAATGAAGTATCAAAATCTGGCGAAATGGTAAATATGTACAACGCCTTTAAACTAGCAGAACTACAAAAATAA
- a CDS encoding M1 family metallopeptidase, translating to MKNAYKLLVIVSLFAFAKAYAQNNTSYWQQHVDYEMEIDMNVKNYQYDGTQKLEYTNNSPETLDRVFYHLYFNAFQPGSEMDVRSRNIADPDGRVKDRISKLAPDEIGFIKVNSLTQDGKKLTYEVAGTVLEVQLATPIAPGATTTFEMEFKGQVPVQIRRSGRNNKEGVALSMTQWYPKMAEYDFEGWHADPYIAREFHGVWGDFDVKINIDENYTVGGTGYLQDPEDMGHGYAGTSMKPGKNAKRGKLQWHFKAPNVHDFTWAADPDYVHDMIMGENDTELHFFYKNKESIKENWKKLQPMTADLLAFYNKHVGTYPYKQYSVIQGGDGGMEYAMSTLITGERKFGSLFGVTAHEMAHTWFQFLLASNEAKHEWMDEGFTSYISSLAENELTGGDNPNPLSGSYRGYYYLVKSGKEQPQTTHADRYNENMPYSIAAYSKGAVFLAQLGYVIGEDNLKKTLRKYFDDFSFKHPTPNDIKRTAEKVSGMELDWYLMDWAQTTNTIDYGITSVEADGNKTKVTLTRKGLMPMPIDFYVDMADGSQKSYYMPLRMMRAEKPNPTPNITREQLADWPWTNPTYTFTIDAPLSEVKMMKIDPTSMMADIDQTDNVWEKE from the coding sequence ATGAAAAACGCTTACAAATTACTGGTGATAGTATCGTTGTTCGCTTTCGCGAAAGCGTATGCACAAAACAACACCTCTTACTGGCAACAGCACGTCGATTACGAAATGGAAATCGACATGAATGTAAAAAACTATCAATATGATGGTACACAAAAGCTAGAGTACACAAACAACTCTCCTGAGACACTAGACCGTGTTTTTTATCACTTATATTTTAACGCGTTCCAACCAGGAAGCGAGATGGACGTGCGCTCACGCAATATTGCAGATCCAGATGGTCGTGTAAAAGATCGTATCAGTAAGCTAGCTCCAGATGAGATTGGGTTTATCAAAGTAAATAGCCTTACCCAAGATGGTAAGAAGTTAACTTACGAAGTAGCGGGAACGGTACTTGAAGTACAACTTGCAACTCCTATTGCACCAGGAGCAACTACTACTTTTGAGATGGAATTTAAAGGTCAAGTACCTGTACAGATACGCCGTAGTGGTCGTAACAACAAGGAAGGCGTTGCACTATCTATGACACAGTGGTACCCAAAAATGGCCGAATATGATTTTGAAGGATGGCACGCAGATCCTTATATCGCCCGTGAGTTTCACGGAGTATGGGGAGATTTTGATGTAAAAATCAATATTGATGAGAACTATACAGTAGGTGGTACAGGATATTTGCAAGATCCAGAAGATATGGGTCATGGGTATGCAGGAACTTCTATGAAGCCAGGTAAAAATGCAAAGCGTGGTAAATTACAATGGCACTTTAAAGCACCTAACGTACATGACTTTACTTGGGCTGCAGATCCTGATTATGTGCACGACATGATCATGGGAGAAAATGATACAGAACTTCACTTTTTCTATAAAAATAAAGAGTCTATCAAAGAAAATTGGAAAAAACTCCAGCCTATGACGGCAGACTTACTTGCCTTTTATAATAAGCACGTAGGTACCTATCCATACAAGCAGTACTCTGTGATACAAGGTGGTGATGGTGGTATGGAGTATGCGATGAGCACACTTATTACTGGTGAGCGCAAGTTTGGAAGCCTATTTGGCGTGACTGCACATGAGATGGCGCACACTTGGTTCCAGTTCTTACTAGCAAGTAACGAAGCAAAGCACGAGTGGATGGATGAAGGATTTACATCATATATCTCTTCTCTTGCCGAAAATGAACTTACAGGAGGTGATAATCCTAATCCGCTTTCTGGGTCGTACAGAGGCTACTATTACCTCGTTAAAAGCGGTAAAGAACAACCACAAACAACGCACGCAGATCGTTATAACGAGAACATGCCTTACAGCATCGCTGCATACAGCAAAGGAGCAGTATTTCTTGCACAGTTAGGATACGTTATTGGTGAAGACAATCTTAAGAAAACGCTTAGAAAATACTTTGATGATTTTTCTTTCAAGCACCCTACACCTAACGACATTAAACGTACTGCAGAAAAAGTTTCTGGAATGGAGCTAGACTGGTACTTAATGGACTGGGCACAGACTACAAACACTATTGATTATGGTATCACAAGTGTAGAAGCAGATGGTAATAAAACTAAGGTTACGCTTACGCGAAAAGGACTCATGCCGATGCCTATAGATTTTTATGTAGATATGGCAGATGGTTCTCAAAAATCATACTACATGCCACTACGTATGATGCGCGCCGAAAAGCCAAACCCAACACCAAACATCACTCGTGAACAACTAGCAGACTGGCCTTGGACAAACCCTACATATACATTCACCATTGATGCACCACTAAGTGAGGTAAAAATGATGAAGATAGATCCTACATCAATGATGGCAGATATTGATCAAACAGATAACGTTTGGGAGAAAGAGTAA
- a CDS encoding Y-family DNA polymerase gives MIAMVDCNSFYASCEQVFRPDLRGRPVAVLSNNDGCIIAKNKEAKALTHIPYRDPLFKIKGLLAQNDVTLFSSNYTLYGDMSDRVMNVLRDFSPAVEVYSIDESFVDLSGITHVNLETYGHQIKDTVVRSTGVPVGVGIAPTKVLAKLANRISKKIARFNYVFVMDTEERRIECLKWAETKDVWGLGKKHVERLANVGVFTAYDFTQLPLAWVRKEMTVIGERLWRELNGESCIPFDTLPRKKKAIGTAKSFGKKLDNLPQIEEACAYYISEVSEVLRFQKCCCTQLRIYLTTNYHSTNDVQHADKTIVTLSVPTNDTFLLIVEAKKALKRIYKPGFKYKKVGVDLLNLIPEEQVQGNLFMPEATGDKRLIKAFDAINNRYGKSTVSAGLSGTTKSNKEWELIKEERSPRYTTQWDSLLEIGE, from the coding sequence ATGATTGCGATGGTAGATTGTAATAGCTTCTACGCCTCGTGCGAGCAAGTATTTCGTCCAGATTTGCGAGGAAGACCAGTGGCTGTACTGAGCAATAATGATGGTTGTATTATCGCAAAAAATAAAGAAGCAAAAGCGCTCACACACATTCCTTATCGCGATCCGCTATTTAAAATCAAGGGACTGCTTGCGCAAAATGATGTGACTCTATTTTCATCTAATTATACGCTGTACGGCGATATGTCTGATCGCGTGATGAATGTGCTCAGGGACTTCTCACCAGCCGTTGAGGTGTATAGTATAGACGAGTCATTTGTAGACCTATCTGGTATTACCCATGTTAACCTTGAAACGTATGGGCACCAAATAAAAGATACCGTTGTGCGAAGCACAGGAGTGCCAGTAGGCGTGGGAATTGCACCTACTAAAGTCCTTGCAAAACTTGCCAATAGAATCTCAAAGAAGATAGCACGCTTTAATTACGTCTTTGTCATGGACACCGAAGAACGCCGTATAGAATGCCTCAAATGGGCCGAAACAAAAGATGTCTGGGGACTTGGTAAAAAGCATGTAGAACGCCTGGCAAATGTAGGTGTTTTCACAGCTTATGATTTTACACAATTGCCGCTAGCGTGGGTACGCAAAGAAATGACGGTAATAGGGGAGCGGCTCTGGCGCGAACTCAATGGAGAATCATGTATTCCTTTTGATACGCTTCCGCGAAAGAAAAAAGCAATAGGTACCGCAAAGTCCTTTGGAAAAAAATTGGATAATCTTCCTCAAATTGAGGAGGCTTGTGCTTACTACATAAGTGAAGTAAGCGAGGTGCTACGGTTCCAGAAATGTTGTTGTACACAGCTGCGCATATATCTTACTACAAACTACCACAGCACAAATGACGTGCAACATGCAGATAAGACCATTGTCACTTTATCTGTACCTACAAATGATACTTTCTTGCTTATTGTAGAAGCAAAAAAAGCATTGAAGCGAATCTACAAGCCAGGATTTAAGTATAAAAAAGTAGGAGTAGACCTTTTAAATCTCATCCCAGAGGAGCAAGTTCAAGGAAACCTGTTTATGCCCGAAGCAACAGGAGATAAACGTCTCATAAAAGCCTTTGATGCTATTAATAACCGCTACGGGAAGTCTACCGTTTCTGCGGGATTATCCGGAACCACAAAAAGTAACAAGGAATGGGAACTCATCAAAGAAGAGCGTAGCCCAAGATATACCACGCAATGGGATAGTTTGCTGGAGATAGGGGAATAA
- a CDS encoding S24 family peptidase yields the protein MNELQPHKVKRAKEDYAGNRSVQTGFPSPATHYREPMIDLNKELSSSRDATFFVRVKGDTWKEYNILDQDVLIIDRALNPSQGKLALVVTPDGFDVQRINTNKTVELWGMISYIIHKAL from the coding sequence GTGAACGAACTACAACCTCATAAAGTAAAAAGAGCCAAAGAAGATTATGCAGGTAATCGGTCTGTGCAAACTGGTTTTCCCAGTCCTGCAACGCACTATCGCGAGCCTATGATTGATCTCAATAAAGAGCTCAGTTCTTCTCGAGATGCGACATTCTTTGTACGCGTCAAAGGGGATACATGGAAGGAGTACAATATTCTAGACCAAGACGTTTTAATTATAGACAGAGCTTTGAATCCTAGTCAGGGCAAACTTGCTTTGGTAGTAACTCCAGACGGTTTTGATGTACAGAGAATCAACACCAATAAAACGGTAGAACTCTGGGGAATGATAAGCTACATAATTCACAAGGCGCTATGA
- the rnpA gene encoding ribonuclease P protein component, which produces MPHTYPKAEKLKSKKLIDTLFIEGRSVKSFPLRMVYIETPLSTDAYMVQAGVSVSKRNFKLAVSRNRIKRLMRESYRLHKDLIDTKGTTFAMLILYTGQEEVPQAVLHKAMVKLIKRFNDATAPTTS; this is translated from the coding sequence ATGCCACATACCTACCCAAAAGCCGAAAAATTAAAGTCTAAAAAACTGATAGACACCCTTTTTATTGAGGGAAGGTCTGTCAAGTCTTTTCCGCTTAGGATGGTTTATATAGAGACCCCACTATCTACTGATGCTTACATGGTACAAGCTGGAGTCTCTGTATCCAAACGTAATTTTAAGTTGGCTGTTTCTCGTAATCGCATAAAACGTTTAATGCGAGAGTCATATCGTTTACATAAAGACCTTATAGATACAAAAGGCACGACATTTGCGATGCTTATTTTATATACAGGCCAAGAGGAAGTCCCGCAAGCAGTTCTTCATAAGGCAATGGTCAAACTTATAAAACGTTTTAACGATGCGACAGCTCCTACTACTTCTTAG
- a CDS encoding DUF4349 domain-containing protein, producing MRQLLLLLSFLLILSCENANKGTSSTSEPGLAYEAYDDMELDEIVLEETAPDTQATAQKIIKTGNLRFETPNMAATHAHILNIIKKTEGYIQNDNSGKESYGGVFQNLTVRVPTRNFQMALDEISKGVVYFDEKTISQKDVTEEFVDLNARLKAKRALEDRYINLLSKAKNVKEMLEIEGELAEIREEIEAKQGRLKYLQSQVSLSTLHIHFYKNEVATKVTNSYGSKMMNALKSGWNGVSVFFLGLLHLWPFLILLSVSTFFVRRWIKKKSK from the coding sequence ATGCGACAGCTCCTACTACTTCTTAGTTTTTTACTTATTCTTTCATGTGAGAATGCTAATAAAGGTACTTCTAGCACCAGCGAACCAGGACTAGCTTACGAGGCTTATGACGATATGGAGCTTGATGAAATAGTACTTGAAGAAACTGCTCCAGATACTCAAGCCACTGCACAAAAAATTATCAAAACAGGAAATCTACGTTTTGAAACTCCGAATATGGCGGCCACCCATGCACATATTCTCAATATTATTAAAAAGACTGAAGGATATATACAGAATGATAATTCTGGTAAAGAAAGTTACGGCGGTGTTTTTCAAAATCTTACCGTACGTGTTCCTACTCGTAACTTCCAGATGGCACTTGACGAGATTTCAAAAGGTGTCGTATATTTTGATGAGAAGACCATCTCTCAAAAAGACGTTACCGAAGAATTTGTAGACCTCAACGCCCGCCTTAAGGCAAAGCGAGCGCTAGAAGATCGTTACATTAACTTACTATCTAAGGCAAAAAATGTCAAAGAAATGCTAGAGATAGAAGGCGAACTTGCAGAAATAAGAGAAGAAATAGAAGCAAAACAAGGAAGACTTAAATACCTACAAAGCCAAGTCTCACTAAGCACTCTACACATCCATTTTTATAAGAACGAGGTGGCGACTAAGGTCACAAACTCCTATGGCTCAAAAATGATGAATGCCCTTAAAAGTGGCTGGAACGGTGTTTCGGTATTCTTTTTAGGTTTGTTGCATCTTTGGCCATTTCTTATCTTGTTAAGTGTAAGCACGTTTTTTGTGCGTCGCTGGATAAAAAAGAAAAGTAAATAA